CATGCCGCGATGGAAAAGGGCTGGCTGCGGCTGTTCTGCGTCGAGGCCGAAGGCCAGATCATGGCGATGCTGTACTGCTACCGCTACCGCGACCGGATGTATTACTTCCAGGGCGGTTTCGACCCGGCGATGTCGAAACTGCGGCCCGGGCTGGTCCTGATGGGCCATGCGATCGAGCAGGCGATTCTCGAAGGCACCCGCACCTTCGACATGCTGCGCGGCGAATACGAGTTCAAGACGCACTGGGCCAAGGAACGGCACGAGACGGCACAGATCGCGGTCAGCCGCATCACGCCGGCCGGCCTGACCTGGCACCTGCGCACCGAGATCCTGCCGGCGCTGAAGAAGCGCTTCGCGTCGGGCAACGCCTCCCGCCTGCCCTCGGTGGCGATGGCTGCGGCCGACTGATGACCCCCACCCACCGGCGCCAAGGCGCCGGTTCAGGCGACCTCGGGCGGGTCGACCTCGGCGTACAGGTCGGCGTCGGGAAGCAGCAGGTCGACGCTGGCCAGTTGCACCGCCTGGCCGGGCTCGAACGGATGCAGCACCCACAGGCCGTCGACGTTCTTGCGGTAGACGTCGGTGCGACGGCTTTCGACGTCGACCAGCACGTATTCGCGCAAGGAGCCGAGCTGGCGGTACTGGGCGAACTTGTTGCCGCGGTCGTACGCCGCGGTGCTCGGTGACAGCACCTCCACCAGCAGGATCGGCTCGGTCTTGACCAGGCGACTCTGGTGATCGGCTGCGCTGCAGGTCACCATCACGTCGGGATAGAACACGCTGCCGAGGCTGTCGACACGCAGCTTCATGTCGCTCATGTCGGCGCGGCAGGGCGAGCCCTTGAGGTGGTGGCGCAAGGCAATGGCGATGTTCAAGGCCACGGTCACATGGCCGTCTTCGGCACCGGCCATCGCGAAGATCTCTCCGCACACCAGCTCGACCTTGTCGGTCTGGGTGGCGTCCCAGGCCAGGAATTCATCGATGCTGAGCTTGGCGCCAGGTTGGGCAGCGCCCATGACGGACTCCATGGTGGTGGGGTGACGGGCTCATTATCGTCAGGCACTGGATGAACGATCGGCTCTGCATCGGCAGTTGCTGAACTTTGCAGATTCGACGATTTACAGTGAATTATCCAGGATGAATAATTGGTGAACGGCATCAATGGAGGCGTGCATGCTCAGCAACGACAACGTGTTTCATCGGCCGAAGTACGCCGAGGAGATGGCCGAGCAGTTGCTGCACCCGACTGCGCTGCAGCAGAGCGTGCGCTCCGGTGTCTTTCTCTCGGGCATCCGACGCGTGGGCAAGACGACCTTCCTGCGCCAGGATCTGATACCGGCGCTCGAGGCGCGTGGCGCCATCGTCATTTACGTGGACTTGTGGACCGACGTGTCCAAGAGCCCGGCGGCACTCGTGCACGAGGCTGTCCGCCACACCTTGGCGCAGTTGGAGGCACCTGGCTCGGGGCTGCTCAAGCGCTTGAAGGGCATGAACATCGGCGCCGCGGGCTTCTCTCTGGGTTTCCAGATCGACAGTGTGGGCGCCCCGGGCGGCACCACGCTGGCCCAGGCTTTTGCGACGCTCGTGGCCAAGGTCGAGACCGACGTCGTGCTGATCGTTGACGAAGTGCAGCAGACGCTGTCCTCGGAGGACGGCAAGAACCTGATGCATGCGTTGAAAGCGGCGCGCGACGCGGTCAACGCCAAGCCCGGCACGCCCGGGTATTTCCTGTTCCTCGGCACGGGCTCGCACAAGTCGCTGGTCACTGACATGGCCTCGCGTCGCTCGCAGCCCTTTACCGGCGCGGTGTCGACCTACTACGAGGTTCTGGGCCAGGACTTCGTCGAGTGGCAGTTGCAACGCGTGAGCGTGACGCCCGGCGCCAAGGTGCCGAGCCTGGCTGTGGCAGTCGCGTGTTTCCAGGCCATGGGCAGCCGGCCGGAAGAGTTGCTCAAGGCGCTCAGGCAGTTGCAGGGCATCAACACCCTGCGGCCCGACCAGGCGTTTCCGGTCATCTGCGACACGCTGGCCTCGGCGGCGGCGGACATCGAGCTTCGTGCCATCGAGGATTTCGGCGAACTGGGCAAGCTGATCTTCGGGCGCATCGCGGCCGGCAGTGAAGAAGGTGTCTCGGGGCTGTTCAGTGCAGACGCCCTGGCTGAATACAGCCGCAGCGTCGGCACCTCGGTCGACGCGCCGCAGGTGCAAGGCATCACCGACAAGATGATCGCGGCCAACCTCATCACCCGACCGGGGCACGGCGTGTACACGGTGGCAGACCCGTTTGTGCGCAGCGTCTGGCGCAAACGCAGCGAAACCTTGGCGGGACCGGCAGCCTGATGCGTGGGTCCCTGCCCCGTCAGGCGCGATCCGGATTCAGATTCAACCCGCCAACCTGAAATACCCCACCGCCTGCGCCAGATGCCCGCCCTGCTCGTGCAGGCTGCTGGCCGCGGCGGCGCTTTGTTCGACCAGCGCGGCGTTGCGCTGCGTCATCTGGTCGATCTGCGAGACGGTCGCGGTGACCTGGGCGATGCCCTGGCTCTGCTCCTGGGTGGCCACGCTGATCTCGCCGATCATGGACGAGACGCGTTGCACGTGGTTGACGATGTCTTCCATGCTGCTGCCGGCATCGGCCACCAGGCGGGCGCCGGTGCTGACGGTCTCGACGCTGGCGTTGATGAGGCCCTTGATCTCGCGGGCAGCGTCGGCCGAGCGGCCGGCGAGGCTGCGCACCTCGGTGGCCACCACGGCGAAGCCGCGGCCCTGTTCGCCGGCGCGGGCGGCTTCGACCGCGGCGTTGAGCGCGAGGATGTTGGTCTGGAAGGCGATCGAGTCGATCACGCCGATGATGTCGGCGATCTTCTTGCTGGACGCGTTGATGTGATCCATGGTCTGCACCACCCGGGTGACGACCTGGCCGCCTCGGGCCGCGGCGTCCGAGGCGGTGGCGGCCACCTGCAGCGCGCTGTGCGCCGAGGCCGCCGTCTGCTGCACCGTGCTGCTGAGTTCTTCCATCGCGCTGGCGGCCTGCTGCAGGCTGCTGGCGGTCTGTTCGGTGCGCTGGCTGAGATCGTGGTTGCCGGCGGCGATTTCGGCCGACGAGGTCTCGATCGAGCGGGCCGCGCCCAGCACGGCGCCGACCGATGCACCCAGCCGCGTGGCCATGCCGTCGATGTGGCGCATCAGGTCGCCCACTTCGTCGCTGCGTTCGGTGTGCACGCGCACGCTCAGGTCGCCAGAGGCCACCGCGTTGGTGACCGCGCCGGCCTGGATCAGGTCGACCAGGAAGCGCCGTTGATGCAGCCAGGCCAGCGCCACGGTGGCAGCCGATGCGAGCAGCCCGAGGCCGGCAAGCAGCAGGTTGTTACGCAGCTGGCTGCGGGCACTGGCGGCGGCGGCGCTGCTGCGCAGGTCGTCGATGTGGGCGATCAGCGCGCCCATCGAGGTGGCCAGCACCTTGTAGCTGGCGTCGGCGCCCTGCAGCGCGGCAATGCCGGTGTTGGGGTCGACCGCGGAGAGGTCGATCGCCATGTCGGACTGCTTGAGGTAGTTGTCGATCGCCTGGCCGCCCTCGGCCACGGCGCTGCGCACCTGGGCGTCGGCGCCATCGGCATCGGCGCTGAGGGTGAGCGTGCGCTTGACGCCGTCGAGCTGCCGGGCCAGGTCGTCGCGGGCGGCGCGCACCTGCTGGTCGTCGAGCGAGGCCATCAGCGCGACCGTGCGGTAGACACCCGCATGCAGCTGGGCCAGCTGGGCTCCGACGCTGTCGACGGTCTTGTAGAGCTCGAGCTGGCTCGACAGCACGGCCTCGTTGTGCGCCGCGTCGCGGGCGTTGAGCCAGACCGTGGCCTGGCCGGCGCCGAAGGCGACCACGGCGGTGAGCAGCGGCGCAAGCAAGAGCTTCAATCCCAGTTTCATGGTGGTCCTTCTCGACGCGGCAGGGGAACGGAACGACGGGGCGAGTCGATGCGGCGGGTGCCCGCCCGCCGTCGCCGGCTTACTTGTAGATGCCGCCGCAGACCACCGCGTCTTCGAGCTTCTCGCAGTACATCGCCTTGGGCTCGACCTTCTTGTTCTCGGGGTTGGTGAACTTGTAGTCCTGCCAGAAGGTGGCCTTGGTCTTCGCCATCTCGACACGCTCGCGCACGAAGGCCTTGCCGTCGATGTCCTTCAGGTCGATCAGGTTCTTGCCGACCATGCGCTCGTTGGCGCCGTGGGCGCGCACGACGCCGTCGAGGCCGTAGACGACGAGGTAGAGGTCGCGGTCCTTGAACGTGCCGGCCTTGTTGCTGACCTCGGCATAACCCTTGTCACGGCCGTTGGCCTTGATGAAGGCGACCCCCTTCTTGACCATCGCGGTGGCGTCGGCTTCGGTGGCGCCACCTTCGGCGGCATGGGCGGCGGAGGTCGCAAGAGCGGCAAAGGCCGCCAGGGTGGCGGCACGGGCGTATCGATGGATGCGATGGCTGGACGGGTGCACGGGAGGTCTCCTGTCGGCAAGGTGGGGGTTCGGTGGATCGCGGGCTGCAGCGCCATGCGGGGCGGCGCAGAAACCTGCTGTGACCATATCGACCAACCGGGCGCACAGATTGAGCGATCAGACGCAAAAAAGCCCCGCAGAGCGGGGCTTCGAGGTCGGTGCGGCCCGGCCGGACGGGTGTCCGACCGGCTCGGCGACGCGTCAGAACTCGTTGACGATCACGCCGGCCAGCTTGGCGGTACTGGCGCTGACGGTGGCGACCAGTTCGTTGAGGCTGTTGACGCGGGTCCTGTCCTTGCGGGCCAGGGCGAGCGCGGCGCCGCACTTGGAGGCGATCACCGCCGCGTCGCTGCCGAGCTGGCCGGCGGGGGTGTCGACCACCACGTGATCGAACTTGCGCAGCAGCTCGCCCATCAGCAGGCGGAAGGCCGGGCGCTCGAGCAGTTCGAGCGGGTTGGGCGGCGTCACGCCGACCGGCATCACGTAGAGGCTGGGGATGTCGGGGGCCTGGTAGATGACGTTGTCTTCCTGGCGCCCGCTCAGGATGCCGCTGAGGCCGCTGGCGTTGGGGATGCCGAACACCTGGTGCAGGCGCGGACCGCGCAGGTCGGCGTCGACCACCAGCGTGCGCCCGCCCAGCTGGGCCAGCGAGACGCCGAGGTTGGCGACGAAGAAGGTCTTGCCGTCGCCGCTGTCGGGGCTGATGACGGCCAGCGCGCGCTTGGGCTCGGCGGGATTGAAGACCCGCATCATCAGCTGGCTGCGGATGGCGCGGAAGGCCTCGGCCTGCTTGCTGAAGGGCTGCGACGCCGTCACCAGCTCGAGGTTGGTGCCACGCCGCTCGTCGGGCGTGTACGGGTAGTGGAACTGCTGGCTGAGGGCGAAGACGACATCGGAGTCGCTCGCCAGGCCCAGCGACACCGCGGCCTCGCCGAACCGCACGCCGTTGGCGCGCTGGAACTCGACGATGGCGTTGACCTGCTCGTCGCTGAGGTTCTTGGTCTGGCGAATGATGTCGCCGATGCTGCGGTCCTGTTCGGTGCTGGTCTGCACGTCTTCGGCGGCATGCACGAGCGTGGGGCCGCGATGCTGCGGGTTGATCTGGCGGGCGGCAACGTTCATGGGGTGCTCCGGATGAGGGCGACTGGGGCGCACGGGCGGGGCGTCAGGCGCCGGCACGGGGAAGGCGTGCCATCACGTTGATGGGCAGCTGTAGCGCCGGGCTGCGGGCCGATCCGCGCATCGGCTTGGGCAGCGCGCCCAGCACCGGCAGGCCGAGGCCTTCGGCCAGGTCTTCGACGGTGCGCACGCGGCGGTCCATCAGTTCGCGCACCAGCGCAAAGCCGACCGCCAGCAAGGTACCCAGGAAGACGCTCAGCAAGGCGTTGAGCAGCAGCTTGGGCGACGAATGGTCGGCCGGCTCGGTGGCGGGCGTGAGCACCGAGATGTTGGTCTGGGTGTTCTGGCTCTCGAGGTTGGTCTGGCTGGCACGGGCCACCACCTGGTCGTAGGCGCGCTGGGCGGTCTCGACTTCCTTCATCAGCACCAGCGCCTCGTCGCGCTGCTGCTTGAGCGCCAGCACCTTGGCGCGCTGGGCTTCGAGGGCGGCGCGGACTTCGCCTTCGCGGGCCTTGTTGATGGTGTTGTTGATGCCCACGCTGCCGCTGACGCGGCGGGTTTCGCCGTCGATGCGCTGACGCAGTTCGGCGATGTTGGCGCGCAGCTCGACCACCTGCGGGTGGGCGTCGCCGAGCTTGGAGTTCATTTCCATCAGGCGCGCTTCCTGGCGCGACAGGTCGGCACGCAGGCCGGCCACCACCGGGTTGTTGATGACGTCGCCCAGCTGGTCGGCCTGGTTGCGGGCCTGCGCGCTGCGGCTGGTCGATTCGGCCGACAGCGCCTGCAGGGCCACGAGCTGCGAGCTGAGTTCGTTGAGGCGCTGGTTCTCGACGTCGAAACGCTCGTCGGTGGCCAGGATGCCGCTGGTCTTCTGGTAGGTGGTGAGCTTGGCCTGGGCCTGTTCGAGGGCCTCGCGCAGTTCCTTGCCGCGGGCGTCGAAGAACTCGTTGTACTGCTTGGCCGGCGACACCCGCAGGCCGATGCTGACGTCCATGTACGAGCGCACGAAGGCGTTGGCCAGTGCCGCCGCAAAACGCGGGTCGGGGCTGGTGTAGCCGATGTTGATGACGTTGCTCTCGCGCGAGGGCTTGACGTCGAGCTTCTTCTTGAGCAGGTCGGCCAGCCAGGCCTCGAAGTTGCCCTTGCCGCCGGTGGCGTCCTGCCACTGCTGGCGGGTCTCGGGGTTTTCGGTCAGGCGCAGGCCCTGCACCACGCGCTGGGCGACGCGGTCGCTCTGGATGATGTCGACCTGGGTGGCCATGTAGGCCGGCATCGCCATCGCGCCGAGCACCATGCCGGCGATCGGGTCGGGCGAGCGCACGTCGAGCACCACGGCCGCCGAGGCGGTGTAGTTCTTGGGCAGCATCAGGCTCACGCCGATGGTGGTGCCCACGGTCAGCACGAGCACCAGCAGGGCGGCGATCCAGCGAGCCTTGAGGATCGAGAGGAACTGGGAGAAGGTCATGTCGTAGGCCTCGCGGTCTGGGAGCAGGCTTGCGGAATCGGAATCAGAACAGGCTTTCGCGCACGTAGATCACGTCGCCGTCGATGAGGGTATCGGTGAGCGCCGGCTCGAATTCCTTGATGACGCCGTCGGCGCCGCGGCGGTGCACCTTGAGGCCCTTGACGGTGCCGCGCGTGTTGGTGCCACCACCACCGGCGAGTGCCTGCATGACGGTCATGCCGCGCTCCAGGCGCATCGAGCCGGGGCGCTGCACCTCGCCGTAGATGTAGACCATCGGCATGCGCTCGACGTAGAGCGCGTCGCCGTTCTGCACCACCGGATCCTGTTCGTTGCCGGCGCCGGTGAGCAGACGGCCGATGTCGACCCGGGTGCGCACCAGCTGGCCGCCGCGCACGCCGGTGTGGATGACGACATCGCTGCCGCCCACCGCGATGCCGCCGGCGGTGGCGAGCAGTTCGCTCAGGCGCATGCCGGTCACTTCGATCGGATAGCGGCCGGGCCGGTTGACCATGCCCAGCACGGCGGCCTGGTTGCCACGCACCTGCATCAGCAGCACGCTGACCTGCGGCTGCTTGACGAAGTTGCCGCGGCGCAGGCCGTCGGCGATGGCCGATTCGGCCTGCGTCACGCTCAGGCCGCCCAGCACCACCGAGCCGAGCAGCGGGTAGCTGACCGCGCCGCTTTCGGCAACGCGGGTCTCGAGCGAGAGATCCTGGTTCTGGTAGACGGTGATGCGAAGCACGTCACCCGCACCGATGACGTAGTCCTTTTTCGGATCGGCCTTGTCCTGGGCTTGTGCCGCGAGCGGCAGCATGCCGATCAGGCCGAACATCAGGAGGCTCAGAAATCGGACGAGTCGTTGGGTCATGGCTGGGCGTGCTTCGCAAGGTAAGGGGTTGCCACCGGGCTTGCCACCGCCGCAGCGGTGCATCGGCAAGGATCGGGCGCCAACGCGGAGGTTACGCGCCCGTCGGATCTCACTGGCTGGCCGCGGCCGCCGTGGTGTTGGCTGCAGCAGCAGCGGCGAACTGGCCTTCGTAGGAGATCTTGGCGCTGCCGCGCAGGCGCTTCATCTCGTCGGCCACGAGCTTGCGCTTGCGGTCGTTGAGCAGGAACTGCTCGATCGCCGGCTTGGCCTGCTCGGCCGTCACCGGCTGCGGTTTGGCGGCAGCCACGAACACGGCGCTGATGCCGTTGGCCGACGGGATCGCCAGGCTCTGGCCTTCGGCCAGCGAGCCGATGCGGTCGATCATCGCCAGCGGCAGGTTCTCGGCCGGCTGGGTGACCACGCGCGACGCGAACTTGACGCTGGCTGCCGTCAGCTGCTTGCTCAGTTCGTCGCTGCTCTTGGCCGCCTGCACCAGGGCAGTGACATTCTTGGCCGCATCACCCGCGGCCTCGATGCTGAACTCGTGCAGCGTGTAGACGCGGCGTTGCGCGAACAGCGCCGGCTTGTCCTTGTAATAGGCCGCGATCTCGTCGTCGGTCGGCTTGGAGACGGTATCGGCCAGCTTGTCGGCGTAGGCACGCGCCAGGATTTCCCGCTTGGCGGCCTCGATCGCCATCACCACCTTGGGATCGCGGTCGATCTTCTGCTCCTGCGCTTCCTGGATCGCCAGTTCCTGGTCGATCAGGCCTTCGAGCACGGCCTTGGTGGCGGCCGGCGCCTGTTCGGGCTTCAGGCCCGGCTGGCGCTGCAGCACGAAATTGATCTGGTGGACCGAGATCTCTTCCTTGTTGACCTTGGCGGCGACCTGCGTGGCGCCTTTCTTGTCACCCCCACCGCAGGCCACCAGCATCGCGGCGGCGGCCAGCAGGGTCAGGGCAGTTGCAGTGCGCCGAACGGCGCCGCACGGGGTGGACATGGCATTCTTCATGGACGGAAAACTCCCTGGGTCAGAGCCCGGAAAAAGTCGCCGCGGAGGCGACAGCAAGCAGTTAAGCAAGGGCAAACATCAAATGCCGGCGGATCTTAACGGGGGTATCCCTAGGCCCAACACCCCGGATGAATGGGTGCCGGTCGGCGCACAACGGCAGCGTTAAGTCTGCACGGGGTACTTTCACGCACGTCGGGCATGTATTCACGCGATCGGCAGGAGCAATTAAACATTTACCCGAAATGAAAAAATGAATTACCCGGCCGGGCCTTGTTCGCGCTGCAGCTGATGGAGTTCCTGGCTGGCTTTCATCAGCCGGTTCGCCAGTGCCGCGCGCCGCGCCGGGCCCAGGCGCGCCTCGATCGCCGCCAGGCTGAGCGAGGCCACCGGGCGGTTGTGCAGGTCGTAGACCGGCACGCCGAGCGCCCAGCTGCTTTCGAGCACCAGGCCGGGGTTGAAGCAGTAGCCCTGCAGGCGCGTCTCCTGGATCTGCTGGCGGATCGCCGCGTCGGTGCAGCGCGGGTAGCCCTGCTCGCGCTGGGCGGCGTTGCGGGCCAGGATGTCGTCGATGTCGGCATCGGACAGCGCCGCCAGCATCGCGCAGCTGCCCGCGCCCACGCCCAGCGGCCAGCGGTCGCCGGCCTTGACGAGCTGGTTGCGGATCGGAAAGTCGCCCTCGGTGCGCGACAGGCAGATGCTGTCGATGCCGTGCAGCACCGTGAAGAACACCGTGTCGCCCGACTCCAGCGCCAGCGCGCGCATCAGCGGCGCGGCCAGGCGCTGCAGTTCGTAGCTCGGCTCGGCCGCCAGCCCGACCGCAAAGGCCTCGGGCCCGAGCCGGTAGGCGCCCGACACCTGGTCGTGCAGCACGAAGCCCTCGTCGACCAGCGTGCGCGTGAGCCGGATCGCGGTCGACTTGTTGAGCGCCAGCCGGCGGCCGATCTCGTTCATGCGCAGCCCCCCCGGGCCCACGCGTGTCAACAGCCGCAGCACCGCCAGGCCACGGCGCAGGGTCTGCGCGCCGGCCATCTCGGTGCGTTCGGTCGCCACGCCGTCGGCGACCGGCAACAGCGGGGAATCGGGATCCAAACTCGGCATTTACCCTGAACCTCTGGTCCACATCGTGAACCGATTTCTGATCTGACGAGCGCCTGCGAGGCGGAAACCGCACCCGCTGCCGCATAGCATTCAGCGCAGGACGCAGGGCGGGATCCGATCCGCGCCGCACCCGAGGTTCACATAGTAGATCGCTGACCGCGACCGAGGAGACACCGCATGACCGCGACACCCCACATCGTCGGCTGGGCCCACACGCCCTTCGGCAAGCTCGATGCGCTCGACACCGAGCAGCTGTTCCGCGAGGTGGCACTGCCCGCGATCGAGAGCGCCGGCCTCGCGCCGCGCGACATCGACGGCGTCTTCGTCGGCCATTTCAACGGCGGTTTCGTGCGCCAGGATTTCAGTGGCGCGCTCGCCGCGCTGGCCGTGCCCGAGCTGCGCCACACGCCTTCGGTGCGGCTCGAAAACGCCTGCGCCACCGGCTCGGCCGCGATCTGGGCGGGGCTCGACGCGCTGGCGTCGGGGCGCATGCAGCGCGTGCTGGTGGTCGGGCTGGAGAAGATGAACACCCTGCCCAACGAGCAGATCGGCGAGATCCTGCTGCGCTGCTCGTATGTCAAGGACGAGGGCGACACACCCGGCGGTTTTGCCGGCGTGTTCGGCAAGATCGCCAGCAGCTACTTCGAGCGTTTTGGCGACCAGAGCGACGCGCTGGCCGCGATCTCGGCCAAGAACCACGCCAACGGCGTGCACAACCCCCACGCGCACATGCGGCGCGACCTGGGGTTCGAATTCTGCCGCACGCCGTCGGCCAAGAACCCGTTCGTGGCCGGCCCGCTCAAGCGTTCGGACTGCTCGCTGGTGTCCGACGGCGCCGCCGCGCTGGTGATCGCCAACGAAGCGCTGCCCGGCGCCGCGCAGCCGGCCGTGCGCTGGCGCTCGCGCACGCAGGTCAACGACTACCTGCCGCTGTCCTACCGCGACCCGACCCGTTTCGAGGGCGCGGCGATGGCCTGGTCACGCGGCCTGGCCGACGCCGGCTGCACGCTGGCCGACCTGCAGTTCGTCGAGACCCACGACTGTTTCACCGTCGCCGAACTGCTGGAGTACGAGGCGATGGGCCTGGCGCCGCACGGCCAGGGCGCGCGCGTGATCCTCGACGGCGTGAGCCGCATCGACGGCCGGCTGCCGGTCAACCCGTCGGGCGGACTGAAGTCGCGCGGCCACCCGATCGGCGCCACCGGCGTGTCGCAGCACGTGATGGCGGCGATGCAGCTGAGCGGCAGCGCCGGCGCGATGCAGATCGGCTCGGCACAGCGCGGCGCGGTCTTCAACATGGGCGGCGCGGCGGTGGCCAACTACCTGAGCATCCTCGAAGCGAGCGGCGCGGCATGAATGCCGCGCAGGCCTGCAATCTGGCGCAACTGCTGCGCCAGACCGCGCGCCAGTTCCCGGATCGGCCCGGCCTGATCCAGGGCGACAACCGCTGGAGCTGGTCGCAGATCGACCGCCGCGTCGACGCCCTGGTGGCGGCGCTGCACGCGCTCGGGCTGCAGAAGGGCGACTGCATCCTCACCCAGTCGCGCAACAACCTGGCGATGTTCGAATGCGCCTGGGCGGCGTTTCGCATGGGCTGCG
This portion of the Leptothrix cholodnii SP-6 genome encodes:
- a CDS encoding EpsD family peptidyl-prolyl cis-trans isomerase: MSTPCGAVRRTATALTLLAAAAMLVACGGGDKKGATQVAAKVNKEEISVHQINFVLQRQPGLKPEQAPAATKAVLEGLIDQELAIQEAQEQKIDRDPKVVMAIEAAKREILARAYADKLADTVSKPTDDEIAAYYKDKPALFAQRRVYTLHEFSIEAAGDAAKNVTALVQAAKSSDELSKQLTAASVKFASRVVTQPAENLPLAMIDRIGSLAEGQSLAIPSANGISAVFVAAAKPQPVTAEQAKPAIEQFLLNDRKRKLVADEMKRLRGSAKISYEGQFAAAAAANTTAAAASQ
- a CDS encoding polysaccharide biosynthesis tyrosine autokinase is translated as MNVAARQINPQHRGPTLVHAAEDVQTSTEQDRSIGDIIRQTKNLSDEQVNAIVEFQRANGVRFGEAAVSLGLASDSDVVFALSQQFHYPYTPDERRGTNLELVTASQPFSKQAEAFRAIRSQLMMRVFNPAEPKRALAVISPDSGDGKTFFVANLGVSLAQLGGRTLVVDADLRGPRLHQVFGIPNASGLSGILSGRQEDNVIYQAPDIPSLYVMPVGVTPPNPLELLERPAFRLLMGELLRKFDHVVVDTPAGQLGSDAAVIASKCGAALALARKDRTRVNSLNELVATVSASTAKLAGVIVNEF
- a CDS encoding acetyl-CoA acetyltransferase; this translates as MTATPHIVGWAHTPFGKLDALDTEQLFREVALPAIESAGLAPRDIDGVFVGHFNGGFVRQDFSGALAALAVPELRHTPSVRLENACATGSAAIWAGLDALASGRMQRVLVVGLEKMNTLPNEQIGEILLRCSYVKDEGDTPGGFAGVFGKIASSYFERFGDQSDALAAISAKNHANGVHNPHAHMRRDLGFEFCRTPSAKNPFVAGPLKRSDCSLVSDGAAALVIANEALPGAAQPAVRWRSRTQVNDYLPLSYRDPTRFEGAAMAWSRGLADAGCTLADLQFVETHDCFTVAELLEYEAMGLAPHGQGARVILDGVSRIDGRLPVNPSGGLKSRGHPIGATGVSQHVMAAMQLSGSAGAMQIGSAQRGAVFNMGGAAVANYLSILEASGAA
- a CDS encoding Uma2 family endonuclease; protein product: MGAAQPGAKLSIDEFLAWDATQTDKVELVCGEIFAMAGAEDGHVTVALNIAIALRHHLKGSPCRADMSDMKLRVDSLGSVFYPDVMVTCSAADHQSRLVKTEPILLVEVLSPSTAAYDRGNKFAQYRQLGSLREYVLVDVESRRTDVYRKNVDGLWVLHPFEPGQAVQLASVDLLLPDADLYAEVDPPEVA
- a CDS encoding IclR family transcriptional regulator, which codes for MPSLDPDSPLLPVADGVATERTEMAGAQTLRRGLAVLRLLTRVGPGGLRMNEIGRRLALNKSTAIRLTRTLVDEGFVLHDQVSGAYRLGPEAFAVGLAAEPSYELQRLAAPLMRALALESGDTVFFTVLHGIDSICLSRTEGDFPIRNQLVKAGDRWPLGVGAGSCAMLAALSDADIDDILARNAAQREQGYPRCTDAAIRQQIQETRLQGYCFNPGLVLESSWALGVPVYDLHNRPVASLSLAAIEARLGPARRAALANRLMKASQELHQLQREQGPAG
- the epsF gene encoding chain length determinant protein EpsF, with translation MTFSQFLSILKARWIAALLVLVLTVGTTIGVSLMLPKNYTASAAVVLDVRSPDPIAGMVLGAMAMPAYMATQVDIIQSDRVAQRVVQGLRLTENPETRQQWQDATGGKGNFEAWLADLLKKKLDVKPSRESNVINIGYTSPDPRFAAALANAFVRSYMDVSIGLRVSPAKQYNEFFDARGKELREALEQAQAKLTTYQKTSGILATDERFDVENQRLNELSSQLVALQALSAESTSRSAQARNQADQLGDVINNPVVAGLRADLSRQEARLMEMNSKLGDAHPQVVELRANIAELRQRIDGETRRVSGSVGINNTINKAREGEVRAALEAQRAKVLALKQQRDEALVLMKEVETAQRAYDQVVARASQTNLESQNTQTNISVLTPATEPADHSSPKLLLNALLSVFLGTLLAVGFALVRELMDRRVRTVEDLAEGLGLPVLGALPKPMRGSARSPALQLPINVMARLPRAGA
- a CDS encoding ATP-binding protein produces the protein MLSNDNVFHRPKYAEEMAEQLLHPTALQQSVRSGVFLSGIRRVGKTTFLRQDLIPALEARGAIVIYVDLWTDVSKSPAALVHEAVRHTLAQLEAPGSGLLKRLKGMNIGAAGFSLGFQIDSVGAPGGTTLAQAFATLVAKVETDVVLIVDEVQQTLSSEDGKNLMHALKAARDAVNAKPGTPGYFLFLGTGSHKSLVTDMASRRSQPFTGAVSTYYEVLGQDFVEWQLQRVSVTPGAKVPSLAVAVACFQAMGSRPEELLKALRQLQGINTLRPDQAFPVICDTLASAAADIELRAIEDFGELGKLIFGRIAAGSEEGVSGLFSADALAEYSRSVGTSVDAPQVQGITDKMIAANLITRPGHGVYTVADPFVRSVWRKRSETLAGPAA
- a CDS encoding cache domain-containing protein, encoding MHPSSHRIHRYARAATLAAFAALATSAAHAAEGGATEADATAMVKKGVAFIKANGRDKGYAEVSNKAGTFKDRDLYLVVYGLDGVVRAHGANERMVGKNLIDLKDIDGKAFVRERVEMAKTKATFWQDYKFTNPENKKVEPKAMYCEKLEDAVVCGGIYK
- a CDS encoding methyl-accepting chemotaxis protein, giving the protein MKLGLKLLLAPLLTAVVAFGAGQATVWLNARDAAHNEAVLSSQLELYKTVDSVGAQLAQLHAGVYRTVALMASLDDQQVRAARDDLARQLDGVKRTLTLSADADGADAQVRSAVAEGGQAIDNYLKQSDMAIDLSAVDPNTGIAALQGADASYKVLATSMGALIAHIDDLRSSAAAASARSQLRNNLLLAGLGLLASAATVALAWLHQRRFLVDLIQAGAVTNAVASGDLSVRVHTERSDEVGDLMRHIDGMATRLGASVGAVLGAARSIETSSAEIAAGNHDLSQRTEQTASSLQQAASAMEELSSTVQQTAASAHSALQVAATASDAAARGGQVVTRVVQTMDHINASSKKIADIIGVIDSIAFQTNILALNAAVEAARAGEQGRGFAVVATEVRSLAGRSADAAREIKGLINASVETVSTGARLVADAGSSMEDIVNHVQRVSSMIGEISVATQEQSQGIAQVTATVSQIDQMTQRNAALVEQSAAAASSLHEQGGHLAQAVGYFRLAG
- the epsE gene encoding polysaccharide export protein EpsE → MTQRLVRFLSLLMFGLIGMLPLAAQAQDKADPKKDYVIGAGDVLRITVYQNQDLSLETRVAESGAVSYPLLGSVVLGGLSVTQAESAIADGLRRGNFVKQPQVSVLLMQVRGNQAAVLGMVNRPGRYPIEVTGMRLSELLATAGGIAVGGSDVVIHTGVRGGQLVRTRVDIGRLLTGAGNEQDPVVQNGDALYVERMPMVYIYGEVQRPGSMRLERGMTVMQALAGGGGTNTRGTVKGLKVHRRGADGVIKEFEPALTDTLIDGDVIYVRESLF